GATCTCGAGCGACGGCGTGATCGTCACGAACAACCATGTCGTCGAGGGCTCGACGAGCGTCACCGTCGCCTTTCTCGACCGTGTCCACCGGAAGCCGCTGAGGGGCACCGTCATCGGCACGGCGCCCGAGCGCGACCTCGCGGTGATCCGCGTCGACGCGACCGACCTCGTGCCGATCGCCGTCGCGCGCTCCTCGGCGCTCCGCCTCGGCGACGGCCTGATCGCGATCGGCTTCCCGCTCGGTCTCGGCGGCCCGACCGTGACGCGCGGCATCGTCTCGGGCCTCAACCGGACGATCGAGCCGCAGGGCGGAGCGAGGCTCGAGGGGCTGCTCCAGACCGACGCCGCCATCAACCCCGGCAACTCCGGCGGCGCGCTCGTCGACCGCGAGGGCCGCGTCATCGGCATCAGCACCGCGATCGCGTCGCTCGGCGGGCTCCTCGGCGGCGGTGGCGGCTCGATCAGCATCGGCTTCGCCATCCCGATCGACGAGGCGCGCGCGGTGGCCGAGGAGATCATCCGCACCGGCCGGGCCACGCACCCGTTCCTCGGCATCAGCGGCAACGACATCACGCCGCAGACCGCGGAGCAGTTCGGCACCAAGGAGGGCGCGCTCGTCATGGAGGTCACGCGCGGCGGCCCCGCCGAACGCGCGGGACTGCGCGCCCGCGACATCATCGTGCGGCTCGGCGACGACGAGATCACGAGCATGGGCGACCTCATCGGGGCCATCCGCTCGCACCGGATCGGGGAGACCGTGGAGGTCGCGTACGTCCGCGACGGACGGCAGTCATCCGTGAGAGTCACCCTCCAGCAGAAACCGTCCGGGTAGCCTGCGCGAAGAACAGGCGTCCCCGACGTTGGAGTGAGCGTGTTCGACAACCTGGGCTGGGCGGAGCTGGCGGTCCTCGCCGTCGTCGCCATGCTCGTGTTCGGCCCCGAACGCCTCCCCAAGGTCGCCGCCGACGCAGGCCGGCTGATCCGCGAGCTGCGCCGGATGGCGAGCGGCGTGACGACGGACATCAAGAACGAGATGGGCATCGACCTCGACGAGATCCGCAGGCTCGACCCGCGGCGGTTCTTCGACGAGGACCTCGACCCGGCGCCCGCCGCGCGGGCCGCCGCCCCGGCCGCGGCGTCGCCCCTGGCGCCCGGCGACCCCGCGCCGTTCGACCCCGACGCGACGTAGCCCCGCGTATCCCCGGCAGACTCGCGCGTTGCAGCGGCGAACAGCATCGCGATCCCGTTCAAGCTGCTGCCGAAGCAGTTCAAGGTCGGCACGCTGCTCGACGGCATCGTCGCCTACACCTCGACCGCCGAGTTCGTCGTCGCCGGCTACCAGCCGACCGACTTCGAGCCGAGCGCGGGCATCGACATCGCCACGGCCGCGAAGCCGTGGAAGGTCGCGTAGCACCAGCACCTCTCGTCGAAGGGCCGTCCCGTCCGGGGCGGCCCTTCGGCTGTCGTACGGGAGGAACGCCGGGAGATCCGCGCGGAGCGGGCGAGCCACGGCTGGGGTGCTGTTCTTTGAAGATCGTCACGCGGGAGACCGGCGTGTCGGCCGCAGGGAACGAGCCAGGTCGCCCCAGGCCCGTTACGGAGAGCGCCGCTACGCCGGCGACAGCCCCAGCGAGCGGCCCGCGAGGCCGCGCGAACGCGTGCCGAGCTGCTCGGCGACGCGGCGCAGCTCCTTCGACGCGGGCGCGTCGGGGTCGCTGAGCACCAGCGGCACGCCGGCGTCACCGCCCTCGCGCAGCCGTACGTCGATCGGCACCTGACCCAGCAGCGGCACCGGCGCGCCGACGGTCCGCGTCAGCGCCTCGGCGACCGCCTGGCCGCCGCCCGCGCCGAACACGTCCACGTGCTCGGAGCAGTGCGGGCAGGCGAGACCGGCCATGTTCTCGACGACGCCGGCGATGCGCTGGCGGGTCTGCACGGCGATGGAGCCGGCCCGCTCGGCGACCTCGCTGGCGGCGAGCTGCGGCGTCGTGACGACGAGGATCTCGGCACTCGGAACGAGCTGCGCGATCGAGATGGCGATGTCGCCGGTGCCCGGCGGGAGGTCGCAGAGCAGGACGTCGAGGTCGCCCCAGAACACGTCCGAGAGGAACTGCTGCAGCGCCCTGTGCAGCATCGGCCCGCGCCAGACGACCGGCTGGTTGCCCTGCACGAACATGCCGATCGACACGACCTTCACGCCGTGCGACGTCGGCGGCATGATCATCGACTCGACCTGCGTGGGCCGCCCCTCGACGCCGAGCATGCGCGGGATCGAGAAGCCGTAGATGTCCGCGTCGACCACGCCGACCTTGAGGCCGCTCGCGGCCATGGCGGCGGCGAGGTTGGCGGTGACGCTGGACTTGCCGACGCCGCCCTTGCCGGACGCGACGGCGTAGACGCGCGTCAGCGAGCCGGGCTGCGCGAACGGGATCTCCCGCGCCGCCTGCCCGCCGCGCAGCTGCGTCTGCAGGGCGGCGCGCTGCTCGTCGTTCATGACGCCGAGGTCCACGACGACCCCGGTGACGCCGTCGAGCCGCGAGACGGCCTCGGTGACGTCGCGGGTGATCTTGTCCTTCAACGGGCAGCCGCTGACGGTCAGCAGCACGCGCACCGTGACCACGCCGTCCGGCGCGACGTCGACCCGCTCGACCATGTTGAGCTCGGTGATCGGGCGGTGGATCTCCGGGTCCTGGACGGTGGCCAGGGCGGCGGTGACCTGCTCGGTGGTGGGCATGCGGGTACGCGTCCTTACTCCCAGGGGATGCCGCCAGTCTACGTGGTGCAGGGAACGGGCCGCCGCGCGGCGAAGTCCCCCCTCTCAGGACGCCAGGGGAGGGCCCATGTGGGGGGCAGTCAAGTTTGCCGTCGTGGCGGCGGCCGTGTCGTTGGCGCTGCCGGCGACGGCGTCCGCGCCGCAGCTCACCGACCAGCGGGGCGACGCGAACGGCGTCAACCACCAGGTGTACGCGCGGGGCGCGGCCGACCCGTCGACGCCGACCGAGCCGGCGTCGTACGCCGCCGGCGACGTCCTCTCCGCGGAGTGGGCCGCCACGTCCGGCGGCATCAGCGTCACGCTGACGCTCGCCGCGCCGCCCGCGGAGGGTGTCAGCTACCTCGTCAACATCCAGGCGCCTGGCTGCGGCCTGTTCCTGCGGGTCGAGTACGACGCCGCGGTGGCGGCACCGCCCACGACGAACGCGTACTGCAACGGCACGACCCCGATCGCCGGCGTGCCGGCGGCGCAGGTCAGCGGCGCGCGGATCGTATGGACGCTGCCGTTCGCGGCGCTGACGGGCATCGCGTCCAGCGGTGACGTGCTGACGCGGCCGTGGGTGGAGACCCGGCTCGGCGTCGTGCACCCGGCTGCCGCCCCGCCGTCGCCGGACGGCTACGCGCGGGCGCGGGTGGTCGTGCTGGACATGGCGTACGGCACCGGGTCGTTCGTCGTCCCGTAGCGCGCGGGCGCCGGGCACGGCGAGGGCCCGCCTCCCAGCCTGGGGCGGGCCCTCGCCGCGTTTCCGGGGTGCTACTGACCGGCGCGCTTCACCGCGGAGATGTCGAGCTTGAGCTTGACCTTCTCGCTGACGAGGATGCCGCCGGCCTCGAGGGCGACGTTCCAGTTGAGGCCCCAGTCCTTGCGGTTGACCTTGGCCTCGCCCTCGAACCCGACGCGCTGGCCGCCCCACGGGTCGGTCGCGGTGCCGGTGTACTCGAGGTCGAGCTCGACCTCGCGGGTGACGCCCTTGATGGTCAGGTCGCCCCAGAGGACGTACTGGCCGTCGCGCTTGCCCGCGGCGGCGCGGGTGCTCGTGAACGTGATCTCCGGGTGCTTCTCGATGTCGAAGAAGTCCGCGCTGCGCAGGTGCTCGTCGCGCTGGCCGCTGCGACTGTCGAGGCTGTCGACGCGGATGCGCACCTCGGCGCTGGAGTTCGCGGGGTTGGTGCCGTCGATGTTGAGGACGCCCTCGAAGTCGCTGAAGCGGCCGCGGACCGTCGTCACCATCGCGTGCTTGGCGGCGAACTCGAGGCTCGAGTGGCTGGCGTCGATGTCGTACGTCCCGGTCAGCTGCTCGAGGCCGGTCGTCGTGGAGGTGGTCATCTGGTCTGCTCCCTCTGGTGGCTTGTCAGTTGGTTGCTTGTGCAACTGTTGTGAACGCAACGTACTGGACTTTTATTGCACATGCAACTATCGTCCTGGACATGGCCTCTCAGCGGTCGGCTTCCCCCACCTACTGGCTCACAACCGTCGAGCTGGACGCGTGGCGGTCGTTCCTGCGCGCGCACGCCAAGGTGACCCGGCAGCTCGACGCCGAGCTCAGCGCCGAGTGCGACCTGCCACTGGGGTCGTATGAGGTGCTCCTGCACCTCAACGAGCAGCCCGACCGCCGCCTGCGCATGACCGAGCTGGCCGACCGGGTGCTGCTCTCCCGCAGCGGCCTGACGCGGCTGGTGGACAGGCTGGAACGCGAGGGGCTGATCAGCAGGGAGTCGTGCCCGAGTGACCTGCGCGGCACGTTCGCCGTGCTCACCGACGAGGGCGGCGACCGGCTCGCGGCCGCCGCGCCGATTCACCTGCGGGGCGTACGCGAGCACCTCGTCGACCTGCTGACGCCCGAGGAGATCGAGGTCGTCGCGAGAGCGTTCGGGCGCATCACGAGCGACTGCCCTGGCCCGGTCCTGGACTAGACCTCGGGTACGAGCGCGGCGCCTTCGAGCAGGAGGCAGACGTTCGCCTCCAGGGTGGCCGGGTCGACCGGCTTCGAGAGGTAGATGTCGGCGCCGGCGTTCGTGGCCTCCGTACGCAGCAGCGGGTCGTCACTGCCGGTGAGCAGCAGCAACGGCAGCAGCGCCGTCCGCGTGTCGGCGCGCAGCAGGCGCGTCACCTCGATGCCGGACAGGTCGGGGAGCACGAGGTCGAGGATCATCGCGTCGAGGTCGTCGGTCGCGGCGATGCGCAGCGCCTCCTCGGCGTTGCGCGCGCGCATGACGTCGCAGACGTCGGCGAGCGCCGTCTCGACGTAGTCGAGCACCGACTCGTCGTCGTCCACGACGAGGACGGTCTTGCGGCGTTCGCCGCTCGCGACCGCGGCTCCGGGGACGACCGGGCTGGCGTCGTGCGCGCGCCGGCACCACGGGCAGTTGCGCCACTCAGGCGCGACCGGCCGCGCGCAGCCCGCGCAGGTCGAGGTCTCGACTGCCGCGGCGCACCACGGGCAGAAGTGCATGTCCTCCTCGATCGAACGGTGGCACGCGTGGCACCGCGGCCCGCTCGCGGCGTCGACCTGCGTGACGCGCAGCACCTCCTCCAGCGTCGTCTCGCCGCGCAGCGCGCGGGCGATGCCGTCGCTGCGCAGCGACGAGACCCCGGACGCGCGCGCCGCCGTACGGATCGCGGCCTCGGTCGGGCGCGCGGTCAGCACCGCGCGCAGCGCGGTGTCGACGGGGAGCACCTCGAAGATCGCGGTACGGCCGTGGTAGCCGGTGCCGCCGCACTGGTCGCAGCCGCGGCCGCGGACGAGGTTGGCGCCGGCCACGTCGTCGTGCGTGAGGCCGAGGAGCTGCAGCGTACGAGGGCTCGGCTGGTACGGCGCGAGGCAGCGCGAGCACGGCACGCGGACGAGCCGCTGCGCGATGACAAGGGTGAGCGAGGAGGCGATCAGGAACGGCTCGACGCCCATGTCGACGAGGCGCGTGACGGCCGCTGCGGCGTCGTTCGTGTGCAGGGTCGAGAACACCATGTGGCCGGTCAGCGAGGCGCGCAGCGCGAGCTCCGCGGTCTCGGTGTCGCGGATCTCGCCGACGAGCACGACGTCGGGGTCCTGGCGCAGCACGGACCGCAGGCCGGCCGCGAACGTCAGCCCCGCGCGGTCGTTCGTCTGCACCTGCGTGATGCCGCGCAGCTGGACCTCGACCGGGTCCTCGAGCGTGACGATGTTGCGGTCCGGCGTCCGCATCTGCGAGACGGCCGAGTACAGCGTCGACGTCTTGCCGGAGCCGGTCGGGCCGGTGATGAGGACGAGGCCCTGCGGCACGACGATCGTGTCGAGGATCGTCTCGAGCTGCTTCTCGGTGAAGCCCACCCGCGACAGCGGGAGCACACCCTCGCCGCGGGCGAGGAGGCGGATGACGACCTTCTCGCCGTGCAGCGACGGCAGCGTCGAGACGCGCGCGTCGATGCTCTCGCCGTCGACGTTGAGCCGCGCGCGGCCGTCCTGCGGCCTGCGGCGCTCGGCGATGTCGAGGCCGGACATGATCTTGACGCGGCTCGTCATCGACGGCGCGGCGTTCTTCGGCACCGTCATGACGTCGCGGAGCAGGCCGTCGACGCGGTATCGCACGCGCAGGCCGTCGAGCTCGGGCTGGAGGTGGATGTCGGAGGCGCGGGCGCGGACGGCGTCGGTCAGGATGACGTTGACCATCCGGACGATCGGGGTGCCGTCGGCGTCGTCGTCGGCGTCGTTCGCGAAGTCGGTGGCGTCCTCGCCGATCGCGTCGAGCATTCCCGTGACGTCGGAGGCGTCCTCCTCCAGCGACCAGGCGCGGGTGAGGTACTCGCGGATCGCGCTCTCCGTCGCGACGACGGGGACGATCGTGCGGGCGTTCGTGTAGAGGCGAACGTCGTCGAGCGCGACGACGTCGGTCGGGTCGGCCATCGCCAGCGTGAGACGGCCGTCGCTGTGCTCGATGCCGAGAACGGAGTAGCGCTCGGAGACGGCGCGCGGCAGCAGTCGCGCGGTCGCGGGCGCGACGGCGACGTGCGCGATGTCGACCATCTCCAGACCCAGCGCACGCGCGAGGCCGGCGGCGATGTCGCGCTCGGTCGCGAGACCCTTCGACACGACGAGCGCACCGAGCCGCTTACGGTTCTCGCGCGGCTGCGTCGCCTGCTCGGCCAGGCACTCGTTGAGGTCGTTCTCGCTGATGACGCCACTGCCCACGAGGACCTCGCCGAGGCGGCGGCGCGGCTTCGCGGGCTCGGGCGGGAGCGCCCGGCGCCGGCCGCCGATGTAGTCGGTGTCGAGGGTCACGTACCTCCATCGTCCTGTCCCGGCCATCGCTGAATAGTTCCGAGGGGCCGTTCGGACTAGTACGAACGGGTGTCAACCGGACATACCGGTGGCAGGGACGGCGGGCCCGCGCGGCGAAGTCCTCCGCGATGCCCCCAGGAGGTTCCATGCGCACCCGTCTCGCCCTCGTCGCGGTCCTTGCCGCTCTCGCCGCCGGCGCCGTGCCCGGCCACGCCGCACCGACCAGGAAGCCGCAGATCGTCGACCCCGCCGGCGACGCGCTCGGCGCGCAGGCGACGACCGAGATCGTGTCCGCGCTCTGGACCACGACCGGCGACACCGTGACGACGAAGTACCGCGGCAAGAAGCGGACGACGTACACCCCGCGCCGCCTCGTCGTGACGCTGAACCTCGCGGGCGCGCCGACCACCACCGGGCCGTTCTCGTACGAGACCTCCGCGGAGGTCGCGGGCTGCGGCCAGATCCGCTTCGTCTACACGCCGGGCACCGTCTACAGCCAGATCGTGAGCAACACGTTCCTCTGGTACGACTGCGGCCCCACCGACCCGACCACCGGCGACAACCTGGTGCTCGTTCCCGGCATCTCCACGAAGATCGGCGCCAAGAGCATCACGTGGGAGTACCCGATCAAGGCGCTGCCCAAGAACTTCTTCAAGCCGGGCGCGCCGTTCACGGACTTCCGCGCCGCGGTCGACGTCGTGGAGCCGGTCATCGGGCTCTACGGCACCAACCTCGCGCAGCCGATCGACGAGGCCACCGGCACCGGCGTCTGGAAGCTCGGCTCCTAGGGCCGCCAGGACAGCGCCGCGCCGGGCCGCGGCCAGCCCCCGCGCACGCGCCGGCCCCCGAGGTTACTGGTGAGTAGCGACGTCGTGGTTCACCGGTTCGTGCTCGGCGTGAGTCGCTACTCACCAGTAACCGCGCCGGGCCAGCCCCGCGCTACTGGCCTCGGTCGTCCTTCAGGTCCTCGGCGAGGTGCTGCAGCTCCGACCTGAGGAAGTCGCGGGTCGCCACGTCGCCCAGCGCGATGCGGACCGCGGCGACCTCGCGGCTGAGGTACTCGGTGTCCGCGATGGAGCGCGCGTACTGCGCCCTGTCCTCCTCCATGCTGACCCGGTCGCGGTCGGCTTGGCGGTTCTGCGCGAGCAGGATCAGCGGCGCGGCGTACGCCGCCTGCAGCGACAGCGCCAGCGTCAGCAGGATGAACGGGTACGGGTCGAACACGTCGCGGTCGGTACGGCACTCCGCGGCGGGGTCGGTCCTGCGCAGCTCACGGCACTCCTCGTTGGCCCGGTGGTAGCTCAGGCCCATCCAGCCGTTGTAGCCGATCCAGACGATGACGATGACCGTCTGGATGACGAGGAACCGCGCCGTCCCGATGAACCGCGCGATCGTCTCGGAGAACCGCCCGAACGCCTCCGGGTCGTAGTGCGGACGCGGCAGGCCGCGGCGGATGACGCGGGGCTGGTCGATGCGCCCCTTAGCCATCGAGCTGCTCCTCGTCCTCGCGCCAGTTCTCCGGCAGGAGGTGGTCGAGGACGTCGTCGACCGTGACCGCGCCGAGCAGGTGCGAGCCCTCGTCGACGATCGGGACCGCGGTGAGGTTGTACGTCGCGAGGTGCTGCGTGACCTGGCGCAGCGTCGCCTGCGGGCCGAGCGGGTCGAGGTCGGTGTCGGCGACCGCCGCGACGAGCGCGCTCGGCGGCTCCCGCAGCAGCCGCTGGATGTGGCAGATGCCGATGTACCTGCCGGTCGGGGTCTCCGTCGGAGGGCGGCAGACGTAGACCTGGCTGGCGAGGGCGGGGGAGAGGTCGGGGTTGCGGACGTGCGCGAGCGCCTCGGCCACCGTCGCGTTGGGCAGCAGGATGATCGGCTCGGTCGTCATCAGGCCGCCGGCCGTGTCGTCGCCGTAGGTGAGCAGGCGGCGTACGGGCTCCGCCTCGTCCGGCTCCATCAGCTCCAGCAGGCGGGCGGCGTTGGCGGGCTGCATCTCACCGAGGACGTCGGCGGCGTCGTCGGGCGACATCGCCTCGAGGACGTCGGCGGCGCGCTCGTTGTCGAGGTGGTCGAGGATCTCGACCTGCTCGTCCTCGGGCAGCTCCTCGAGGACGTCGGCGAGGCGTTCGTCGTCGAGGGCGTTGGCGACCTCGAAGCGGCGCTTGTCGGAGAGGTTGTGCAGCTCGTTCGCGAGGTCGGCGGGGCGCATGTCCTCGTACATCGCGAGGAGGTTGGCCGTGCCCTGGTTGGTCTCGTCGGCCGCGAAGCCGCTGACCTCGTCCCAGCGCAGCTCCTGCTGGTGGCCGCGGCGGCGCATGCCCCCGCTGCGTACGGCGACGCGCGTCAGCTGCCAGTCGCCGGTGCGGGTCGGCTCCATCGCGCAGTCGTAGACGATGACCTGCGTGCCGGTCGCGAGGACCTGGACCTTGCGGTCGATGAGCTCGGCGTTGACGAGCGTCTCGGACTCGCGGCGTTCGAAGCGGCGCAGGCTCACCGTGCCAGTGGTGAGCACGACCTGGCTGGCGTCGAACGAGCGCACCCGCAGGATCGGCACGAAGATGCGGCGGCGCTGCACGTCGACGACGAGGCCGAGCACCCGCGGGGGCTGGCCGCGCAGGCGCAGCGTCGCGACGACGTCGCGGACGCGGCCCACCTGGTCGCCGTTCGGGTCGAAGACGACGAGGCCGGAGAGGCGCGCGCAGAACACGCGCGTCGTGGTCGTCGTCATGCCGCGAGGCTACCGCCGTGCGGGGTGTGTCCCTCGGACCTACGCGCGCTCGTCCGGCGGGGTCGGACCGCCACCCGTAGGGTCGGCGGATGGCCGACCTGACGTACCACGTCGTCGACGTCTTCACGGACGTCCCGTTCGCGGGCAACCCGCTCGCCGTCGTGCTCGGCGCCGACGAGCTCTCGACCGAGCAGCTCGCTGCGCTGGCGCGCGAGTTCAACCTGTCGGAGACGGCGTTCCCGATGCGGGCCACCGAGCCCGGCGCGGACTACCTGCTGCGCATCTTCACGCCGGGCTCGGAGCTGCCGTTCGCCGGTCACCCGTCGGTCGGCGCGGCGTGGGTCATGGCGTCGCTCGGGCGGATCGCGTACGGCGACGTGACCATGCAGTGCGGCGCCGGGCTGCTGCCGCTGACGGTCACGGCGGACCGCGTGACGTTGACCGCAGGTACGCCGTCCGCCGGACCGCCGCTCGGGCCGGCGCCGTTCCTCCTGGCCCTGGGCCTGTCGCCCGACGACGCGGGTGGTGCGCCGGCGCGGATCTGCTCGACGGGGCTGCGGCAGGCGTTCGTCGAGGTGTCGTCGCCGGAGGCCGTACGCGGGGTCGTCCTCGACGCCGTCGCGCTCTCCGACGCGGTCGGCTCCGACGTGGAGACGGTGTCCGTCTTTGCCTGGGACGAGGCGACGCGGACGGCGCACACGCGGGTGTTCGCGGGGATGGTCGGCGTGGGTGAGGACCCGGCGACGGGCTCGGCGGCGTCGGCGTTCGGGGCGTGGCTGGCGGCGAGCGGCTACGCGCAGGCCGACGGCGAGACGTCGTACGTCGTCACGCAGGGCGCCGAGATCGGCCGCCCGTCGCGGATGGAGGGCACCGTCGTCACGCGCGAGGGGGTCGCGGTGGAGTGCCGGGTGGCGGGCAGCGTCGTACCGATCGCCGCCGGCACGATCAGGGTGCCGTAGGGCGGCGCGCGTTCTGGGAAGATCACCCCGCGCGAGACCGGCGCGCCGAGTGCAAGGAACGAGCGCGGCGTCGGCTAGTTCTTGTACGGGCGCGGGGGCACGTGGTCGGCGGGGCGGCGCGACTTGCCGTGCAGCGTCATCGGCACCCGCGTGGCCGTCGTGGCCGACGTCGGGGCTGGCTGCTCGGAACGGTTGCTCCAGTTGAAGTTCGACGGGTCCTCGACCAGCTCGCCGGTCGGGACGAGCCGCGCGACCTTGCACTCGCGCGCCCACCGGTCGGCCGCGCCGTCGCCGTCGCGGTTGTTGAGTCGCTTGCCGACGAGCAGGGGCACGACTTCGTTCCACGCGGGCGAGCCCGGGGGTACGAGCTCGACGGCCGCGCGCCACGACACGAGCAGGCCCCAGTTGGCCTTCGAGCGGATGCAGACGATCGCCGCGTCGGCGTCCTCGAAGCCGGGCATCTGCTGCTCCGACCCGTCGAACACGAAGTACACGGCGCCCTTGTGCCAGACGTACCAGACAGGGCGGGTGCTCTGCCCTTCGAGGCCGGGGTACGCGAGCCACAGCACCTCGGACTTCTTCGCGGTCTCCTCGATGAGCGGCTCGACCGCGACGGGCGCGCCGCCGACGGCACCGGGGCCGGGCTCGACGAAGACCGGCACGCCGACGACGGGCTCGTCGTCGATCGTGAAGATCAGCTCGTACTCGCCGATCGCCAGCTCGACCTGCTCGACGCGGTCCTCGACGTCGTTGGTGTAGTACTCGCCGGCCAGCTCGACGATGCGCGGCTGCGAGCGGTACATCGTGATCCGGTCGGACGTGCGCACGATCCGGAAGTCCTCGACGTACGCCCCCTGCGGACCCGACCAGCCGCGCCGCACGACGAACGGCTGCGTCTGCCGCCCGCGCGTCCCGAACGCGTGGACGACGGGGTCGCCGGCGCCCTGCTTGTGCAGGTGCTCGTCGATCGCGATGGCGTAACGAAGTCGGGCTCGGGGCACGAGCCGAAACTATAGAGGACGCGCCTCCCGGGCCGCCCCCGCGCCCGCGCGGATGTCACCGGCGGGTACGGACTCGCGGGCGTGCTCGAGCGGTGACTTCGGCGGCCGTGCTCACCGGTGACCATGCCCGCTGCCGCGCCGGGCGGGGGCCGGGAACGTCCTCTACAGTCGGCGGGATGCCCACTGACCGAACGGCGAGCGAGCGCGTCGGCGTCCTCGCCCGGCCGCCGCGCACGGACGTCTGGCTGATCGTCCTCGGTGTCTCCGCCGTCTCCACCTCCGCGCCGCTGATCCGCGCGGCGGCGGCGCCGGCGTTCGCGGTGGCGTTCTGGCGCAACGCCATGGCGTCCGGCCTGCTCGTGCCGTTCAGCCTGCTGCGCGCCCGCGCGGAGCTCCTCGGCCTCGACTCCCGCGAACGCCGCCTCGCGCTCTTCTCCGGCGTCCTCCTCGCGCTGCACTTCGCGACGTGGATCCCGTCGCTGTCGTTCACCTCGGTCGCGTCGTCGACGGCGCTCGTCGCGACGCAGCCGGTGTGGGCGGCGCTCATCGCGCGCTACCAGGGCGACCGCGTCCCCGGCTTCGGCTGGGCGGGCATCTGGATCTCAGTCGTCGGCGCCGCGCTGCTCACCGGCATCGACCTGCACTTCTCGGCGCGCGCGCTGACCGGCGACGTGCTCGCGCTGGTCGGCGGGTTCTTCGCGGCGGCGTACGTCACCGTCGGCGCCGAGGTCCGCCGCAGCGTCTCGACCACCGTCTACACCACCGTCTGCTACGCCACCACGGCCGTGCTGCTGCTCGTGCTCATCCTCGCCACCGGGACGAAGTTCACGGGCTTCCCCGCGAAGACCTGGCTCGCCATCGCGGGGCTCACGATCGGTGCGCAACTGCTGGGGCACAGCGTGTTCAACCGCGTCCTCAAGACGACGAGCCCGACGGTCGTGAGCATCGCGATCCTCTTCGAGATCGTCGGCGCGACGGTGCTGGCGGCGCTGTTCCTCGACGAGACGCCGCGGCTCGCGGCACTGCCCGCGGCGGCGTTCATCGTCGCGGGGGTCGTCATGGTCATCAAGGCCGGCGAGCGCCGCCCTTCCGTCGCCGGCGTCCCCGCCGTCGAGTAGTCAGCGCTCCGCGAAGAACCGCACCAGCTCGGACCTGCGGCGTACGCCGAGCTTCCCCTTCACCGGCTGCAGTGCTCGCCGCGGACGTTCAACCCGGGCCTCGCGCTCGTGCCCGCGCTGCCTGCGTTCCCCGCGGGACACGCGCCGGCGAACGCCCCCAGCACCAGCCAGGTCGTCGAGCACATGACGGTCAGGCAGAACGCCGCCCAGCCGCAGCCAGGCCTCATGGCCGGCGAGGACGAGCAGGTGGAGGAGGTCGCGGAGTACGCGTTCGCGGACAGGTCGGGCGACGCGGCGGGGGTCGCGCTGCTGGGGCTTCGCGGCGTTCGCGGTGGCGGGCGCGGCGACGGCGCTGCGCCTGCGCGAACGCGCGGCGACGGAGTCGGTGCGGGTCAGGCGAACGCGCTGACGTAGCATCCCGCCCATGCCGACGCTGCGTCCCCGCCGTTCCTGCCTCGCCGTTCCCGGGTCCTCGCCGAAGATGCTCGGCAAGGCGCAAGGCCTGCCCGCCGACCAGGTGTTCCTCGACCTCGAGGACTCCGTCGCGCCGCTCGCCAAGGAGGAGGCGCGCGCCAACGTCGTCGCCGCCCTCAACGACGGCGGCTGGGGCGAGAAGACGCGCGTCGTGCGGGTCAACGACCTCACGACGAAGTGGACGTACCGCGACGTCATCACCGTCGTCGAGGGCGCCGGGCAGAACCTCGACTGCGTCATGCTGCCGAAGGTGCAGACCGCCGAGCAGGTGGTCTGGCTCGACCTGCTGCTGACGCAGATCGAGCAGGTCATGGGGTTCGAGAACCGCATCGGCATCGAGGCGCAGATCGAGAACGCCAAGGGCCTCGTCAACGTCGACGCCATCGCCGCCGCGAGCGACCGCGTCGAGACGATCATCTTCGGGCCGGCCGACTTCATGGCGAGCATCAACATGAAGTCGCTCGTCGTCGGCGCGCCGCACCCCGACTACAACGGCGACCCGTACCACTACATCCTCATGCGCATCCTCATGGCGGCGCGGACGTACGACCTGCAGGCCATCGACGGGCCGTACCTCCAGATCAAGGACGTCGAGGGCTTCACCGCCGTGGCGAAGCGCTCCGCGGC
The sequence above is a segment of the Frankiaceae bacterium genome. Coding sequences within it:
- a CDS encoding CBS domain-containing protein, which gives rise to MTTTTTRVFCARLSGLVVFDPNGDQVGRVRDVVATLRLRGQPPRVLGLVVDVQRRRIFVPILRVRSFDASQVVLTTGTVSLRRFERRESETLVNAELIDRKVQVLATGTQVIVYDCAMEPTRTGDWQLTRVAVRSGGMRRRGHQQELRWDEVSGFAADETNQGTANLLAMYEDMRPADLANELHNLSDKRRFEVANALDDERLADVLEELPEDEQVEILDHLDNERAADVLEAMSPDDAADVLGEMQPANAARLLELMEPDEAEPVRRLLTYGDDTAGGLMTTEPIILLPNATVAEALAHVRNPDLSPALASQVYVCRPPTETPTGRYIGICHIQRLLREPPSALVAAVADTDLDPLGPQATLRQVTQHLATYNLTAVPIVDEGSHLLGAVTVDDVLDHLLPENWREDEEQLDG
- a CDS encoding DUF1003 domain-containing protein encodes the protein MAKGRIDQPRVIRRGLPRPHYDPEAFGRFSETIARFIGTARFLVIQTVIVIVWIGYNGWMGLSYHRANEECRELRRTDPAAECRTDRDVFDPYPFILLTLALSLQAAYAAPLILLAQNRQADRDRVSMEEDRAQYARSIADTEYLSREVAAVRIALGDVATRDFLRSELQHLAEDLKDDRGQ
- a CDS encoding PhzF family phenazine biosynthesis protein yields the protein MADLTYHVVDVFTDVPFAGNPLAVVLGADELSTEQLAALAREFNLSETAFPMRATEPGADYLLRIFTPGSELPFAGHPSVGAAWVMASLGRIAYGDVTMQCGAGLLPLTVTADRVTLTAGTPSAGPPLGPAPFLLALGLSPDDAGGAPARICSTGLRQAFVEVSSPEAVRGVVLDAVALSDAVGSDVETVSVFAWDEATRTAHTRVFAGMVGVGEDPATGSAASAFGAWLAASGYAQADGETSYVVTQGAEIGRPSRMEGTVVTREGVAVECRVAGSVVPIAAGTIRVP
- a CDS encoding DMT family transporter; this encodes MPTDRTASERVGVLARPPRTDVWLIVLGVSAVSTSAPLIRAAAAPAFAVAFWRNAMASGLLVPFSLLRARAELLGLDSRERRLALFSGVLLALHFATWIPSLSFTSVASSTALVATQPVWAALIARYQGDRVPGFGWAGIWISVVGAALLTGIDLHFSARALTGDVLALVGGFFAAAYVTVGAEVRRSVSTTVYTTVCYATTAVLLLVLILATGTKFTGFPAKTWLAIAGLTIGAQLLGHSVFNRVLKTTSPTVVSIAILFEIVGATVLAALFLDETPRLAALPAAAFIVAGVVMVIKAGERRPSVAGVPAVE
- a CDS encoding CoA ester lyase, with translation MPTLRPRRSCLAVPGSSPKMLGKAQGLPADQVFLDLEDSVAPLAKEEARANVVAALNDGGWGEKTRVVRVNDLTTKWTYRDVITVVEGAGQNLDCVMLPKVQTAEQVVWLDLLLTQIEQVMGFENRIGIEAQIENAKGLVNVDAIAAASDRVETIIFGPADFMASINMKSLVVGAPHPDYNGDPYHYILMRILMAARTYDLQAIDGPYLQIKDVEGFTAVAKRSAALGFDGKWVLHPGQIDAANEVYSPSQEQYDHAELILDAYDFFTSEAGGKRGAVMLGDEMIDEASRKMALVIAGKGRAAGMARTSKFEPPAE